Proteins encoded within one genomic window of Methanosarcina barkeri str. Wiesmoor:
- a CDS encoding magnesium transporter, with protein MKKTRQQTPYYTISGIIQRGLPVLIVTCVMGIFVGQILNSREKSLISMPAILILIPSLIKIGGDTGSMLGARLSSAFHMGLGDNLRSNPVVHNSVIAAAIVGFVSSISVSVLVFLASSFLGFGMPYLTILEISLIAVIVELAVVYSATVAIAFISHRFGIDPDDTVIPFIASLGDLVGVTGILIALYLLKIL; from the coding sequence TTGAAAAAAACAAGGCAACAGACTCCTTACTACACAATAAGCGGTATCATTCAGCGCGGGCTACCAGTACTTATAGTTACATGTGTGATGGGAATTTTTGTGGGGCAGATCCTGAACTCAAGGGAAAAAAGCCTTATATCGATGCCAGCGATACTGATTCTTATTCCTTCCCTCATCAAGATCGGAGGGGATACTGGCAGCATGCTTGGAGCCAGGCTTTCGTCTGCTTTCCATATGGGGCTTGGAGATAATCTCAGGAGTAATCCGGTCGTACACAATAGTGTTATTGCAGCTGCAATTGTCGGATTTGTTTCGTCAATTTCGGTCAGCGTACTGGTCTTTCTGGCAAGCAGTTTCCTTGGGTTTGGGATGCCTTATCTCACCATTCTGGAAATCAGCCTCATTGCCGTTATCGTAGAACTTGCCGTCGTGTATTCTGCAACAGTTGCCATCGCCTTTATTTCCCACAGATTTGGGATCGATCCAGATGATACGGTCATTCCTTTCATAGCAAGCCTTGGAGATCTCGTTGGAGTTACAGGAATTTTGATAGCCCTTTACTTATTAAAAATTTTATAA
- a CDS encoding magnesium transporter, with protein sequence MPSESHRDEDLFESQYIDKYLSEYASVSSIVREALPFELIATVGGVAAGIIFSGMTKELEMVPGLIVIYPGVLGLRGNISSTLGSRLGSAIHLGLVTELDRHNPELMNNISGSLILSVITAFILGILGHFVTLALGFESAGVFKLTLICVISAFTSGLILSFVATLLAVGMFRFGFDPDNVVTPSIATIGDIVSMLMLFLSAKLVVML encoded by the coding sequence ATGCCCTCAGAGTCTCACAGGGATGAAGATCTTTTCGAGTCCCAGTATATTGATAAATACCTGAGCGAGTATGCGAGTGTTTCATCAATAGTACGTGAGGCGTTGCCTTTTGAACTTATTGCTACTGTTGGGGGAGTAGCTGCAGGAATTATATTTTCGGGAATGACAAAAGAACTTGAGATGGTACCGGGATTAATTGTGATCTATCCCGGTGTGCTCGGACTCAGGGGAAATATTTCTTCTACCCTTGGCTCAAGGCTTGGCAGTGCGATTCATCTGGGGCTAGTTACAGAGCTCGACAGGCATAACCCCGAACTCATGAATAATATCTCCGGTTCCCTGATCTTAAGCGTTATTACCGCTTTTATTCTCGGAATCCTCGGGCACTTTGTAACCCTTGCTCTGGGCTTTGAAAGTGCCGGGGTCTTTAAACTTACCCTTATTTGCGTGATATCAGCTTTTACTTCCGGACTAATTCTTTCTTTTGTTGCAACTCTGCTTGCCGTAGGAATGTTCAGATTTGGTTTTGATCCTGATAATGTTGTTACACCTTCGATTGCAACTATCGGAGATATTGTTTCTATGCTCATGCTTTTCCTCTCGGCAAAACTGGTGGTGATGCTTTGA
- a CDS encoding Lrp/AsnC ligand binding domain-containing protein has protein sequence MINVLPGYEKAAYRELKNIEGIKDVYHVFGEYDFVIIIDVEDMNILNDVVDRIRESETVITTKTIVGAEL, from the coding sequence ATGATAAACGTGTTGCCAGGTTATGAAAAGGCAGCATACCGAGAATTGAAGAACATCGAGGGAATTAAGGATGTTTACCATGTCTTTGGGGAGTATGACTTTGTAATAATAATAGATGTTGAAGACATGAATATCCTGAATGATGTGGTAGATAGAATCAGGGAAAGCGAAACCGTAATAACCACCAAGACAATTGTCGGAGCAGAACTTTAA
- a CDS encoding DNA topoisomerase VI subunit B, which translates to MEFTIAEELAKNQKSISVAEFFEKNRQILGFDSAPRSLITTVKEAVDNALDACEEAGILPDILVQIERTGQDYVTVIIEDNGPGIIKEQIPKVFAKLLYGSRFHALKQSRGQQGIGISAAVLYAQMTAGKQTKILSKTGSGNPAHYYELMINTSTNEPDILKDEIRDWFRPHGTQIELEMKAAYVKGRRQSISEYLKATAIVNPHARITLIEPDGNEEVFERATDKMPKPAEEILPHPEGIELGTLMKMLHYTERQKLAPFLRYSFCKIGLLTAEEICKASGLDPEIDPHALGRHEARKLIEAFEKVKIMSPPTDCLSPIGEELIYRGLEKETNVDFIATSTRKPAVYSGNPFVVEVGLAYGGKLPKEEKISIMRFANRVPLLYQQGGCVTTHAVEDIKWKQYGLNQPGGGVPVGPAILLIHVASINVPFTSESKDAIADIPVIKDEIDLAIKDVARKLKHYLSKQSNLKKRREKEIIITKVLPKMAVKVANILEKDVPDINPVVAKIMGNLLVHRKVKRNEDGTADVVIKVKNFGTSAYAFKVHEMLPCTILGAKPEPKVVTLGNDYDYVWDISAAAGSSKVLSYRIESTTDKELGTFPDLVVEGLEEELVTGAKAFKGV; encoded by the coding sequence ATGGAATTCACCATTGCAGAAGAACTTGCCAAAAATCAAAAGTCAATAAGCGTTGCAGAATTTTTTGAAAAAAACAGGCAGATCCTGGGTTTTGACTCGGCTCCCCGAAGCCTCATAACAACTGTAAAAGAAGCTGTTGACAATGCCCTGGACGCCTGTGAGGAAGCAGGAATTCTGCCCGATATTCTTGTCCAGATTGAAAGAACCGGACAGGACTATGTAACTGTTATTATAGAAGATAACGGACCAGGAATTATAAAAGAGCAAATCCCCAAAGTTTTTGCAAAGCTTCTCTATGGTTCCAGGTTTCATGCTCTTAAGCAAAGCAGGGGACAGCAGGGAATAGGAATTTCCGCAGCCGTCCTCTATGCCCAGATGACTGCGGGCAAGCAGACGAAAATCCTCTCCAAAACCGGCTCCGGTAACCCTGCACATTATTACGAGCTTATGATCAATACCAGCACGAATGAACCAGACATCCTGAAAGACGAGATAAGGGACTGGTTCCGCCCACATGGGACCCAGATCGAGCTGGAAATGAAGGCTGCCTACGTAAAAGGAAGAAGGCAGTCCATTTCCGAGTACCTCAAAGCTACTGCAATTGTGAATCCACATGCAAGAATTACCCTTATAGAACCTGACGGCAATGAGGAGGTTTTTGAAAGAGCCACGGATAAGATGCCCAAGCCAGCCGAAGAAATCCTGCCTCATCCTGAAGGTATAGAACTTGGCACTCTAATGAAGATGCTCCATTACACTGAGCGCCAGAAACTTGCCCCATTTCTTCGCTACTCTTTTTGCAAAATTGGGTTGTTAACTGCCGAGGAAATCTGCAAAGCTTCAGGGCTTGACCCTGAGATCGACCCTCATGCTCTTGGCCGCCATGAAGCGAGAAAGCTAATTGAGGCTTTTGAGAAGGTAAAGATCATGTCTCCTCCCACGGACTGTCTTTCCCCAATAGGAGAAGAGCTGATTTACAGGGGGCTTGAAAAAGAAACAAATGTGGATTTCATTGCCACAAGCACCCGAAAACCCGCAGTATATTCAGGAAATCCTTTTGTGGTGGAAGTGGGACTCGCTTACGGAGGAAAACTTCCAAAAGAAGAAAAGATCAGTATAATGCGTTTTGCTAACCGTGTGCCTTTGCTTTACCAGCAGGGAGGCTGTGTAACCACACATGCCGTAGAAGACATTAAATGGAAACAATATGGCTTAAACCAGCCCGGAGGAGGAGTTCCTGTAGGCCCGGCTATCCTCTTGATCCATGTTGCTTCTATTAACGTGCCTTTCACTTCAGAATCAAAAGATGCTATTGCTGACATTCCTGTAATCAAGGACGAGATCGACCTCGCGATCAAGGATGTTGCAAGAAAGCTCAAGCACTATCTGAGCAAGCAGAGCAACCTCAAGAAGCGCCGGGAAAAAGAGATTATCATTACAAAAGTACTCCCTAAAATGGCTGTAAAGGTTGCTAATATCCTGGAAAAAGATGTCCCGGACATTAATCCTGTCGTTGCAAAAATTATGGGAAACCTGCTTGTACACAGAAAAGTGAAGAGAAACGAGGATGGGACTGCAGACGTTGTAATAAAAGTCAAGAATTTCGGGACCTCTGCATATGCTTTCAAAGTTCATGAGATGCTGCCCTGTACGATCCTCGGAGCAAAGCCCGAACCAAAGGTTGTGACTTTGGGCAATGATTACGATTATGTATGGGATATCTCAGCAGCAGCTGGGTCTTCAAAGGTGCTCAGCTACAGGATAGAATCTACAACCGATAAAGAACTTGGAACATTTCCTGACCTTGTTGTGGAAGGACTTGAAGAAGAGCTTGTAACCGGGGCAAAAGCCTTTAAGGGGGTATAA
- a CDS encoding DNA topoisomerase IV subunit A, protein MARKISNKKTQRDLLAREKLFELAEKIYNQFENEVVPSISLPSRTKSNLEYSNESDVWVYGGRESERSAKTVKGAFQLLKTTYATEFLINEHLAQSRGSTLRELYYISEGWEAAKFKEQAESDRLIEDLELLTNLQREYFHMRPEEDGATMFGPIEITEQTNRGERNIHCQKDVGEGGYQIPFNVENIEFKAHDASMIIAIETGGMYARLMENGFDEAYNAILVHLKGQPARSTRRIIKRMNEELGIPVAVFTDGDPWSYRIYASVAYGAIKSAHLSEFMATPAAKFLGLQPSDIVEYELSTDKLTEQDINALRSELSDPRFESDYWKEQIQLQLDIGKKAEQQAFAGKGLNFVTEVYLPNRLKEMGML, encoded by the coding sequence ATGGCCAGAAAAATAAGTAATAAAAAAACTCAGAGAGATCTCCTGGCAAGAGAAAAGCTGTTTGAGCTTGCAGAGAAGATTTACAACCAGTTCGAAAATGAAGTTGTCCCAAGCATCAGCCTTCCAAGCCGGACAAAATCAAATCTAGAATACTCCAATGAGAGTGATGTTTGGGTCTATGGAGGCCGGGAAAGCGAGAGGAGTGCAAAAACCGTAAAAGGGGCATTCCAGCTCCTGAAAACTACTTACGCCACCGAGTTCCTTATAAACGAGCACCTTGCCCAGAGCCGCGGTTCAACGCTTCGAGAACTTTACTATATTTCAGAAGGCTGGGAAGCTGCGAAATTCAAAGAACAGGCTGAGAGCGACCGTCTGATCGAAGACCTTGAACTCCTTACAAACCTTCAGAGAGAGTATTTCCATATGCGCCCTGAAGAAGACGGAGCTACCATGTTCGGGCCTATTGAAATTACAGAGCAGACAAATCGTGGAGAACGGAATATTCACTGCCAGAAAGACGTGGGGGAAGGAGGGTACCAGATCCCCTTCAATGTGGAAAATATCGAATTCAAAGCCCATGATGCAAGCATGATTATTGCCATAGAAACCGGTGGTATGTACGCACGTTTGATGGAAAACGGGTTTGACGAAGCTTACAATGCGATTCTTGTCCACCTCAAAGGTCAGCCTGCCCGTTCAACACGCAGGATTATCAAGCGCATGAACGAGGAATTAGGTATCCCTGTAGCCGTTTTTACGGACGGCGATCCCTGGTCCTACAGGATCTATGCCTCGGTTGCCTACGGGGCTATAAAAAGTGCTCATCTTTCGGAATTTATGGCAACTCCCGCAGCCAAGTTTCTTGGCCTTCAGCCCTCGGATATAGTCGAGTATGAACTCTCGACCGACAAGCTTACAGAACAGGATATAAATGCGCTGCGTAGCGAACTTTCCGATCCGCGTTTTGAATCCGACTACTGGAAAGAACAAATCCAGCTCCAGCTCGATATAGGAAAAAAGGCCGAACAGCAGGCTTTTGCAGGTAAAGGCCTTAACTTTGTAACCGAGGTATACCTGCCCAATAGGCTCAAAGAAATGGGTATGCTGTAA
- the gyrA gene encoding DNA gyrase subunit A yields the protein MAKYEDEKKLEDELKKSYQSTLLPEEKDEVMENGDGSAALTQEDSGKRLELNVSDPASDDPEDKGIEPGQSGVTSILIENEMKRSYINYAMSVIVGRALPDARDGFKPVHRRVLFAMKEAGITHDKPYKKSARVVGDVLGKYHPHGDTAVYDTIVRMVQDFSLRYPLIDGQGNFGSIDGDSAAAMRYTEVRMDRIAEEMLVDIDKETVPFMPNYDGSMEEPEVLPAKLPNLLVNGSTGIAVGMATNMAPHNIGEVIDGILMLIENPDITIPELMTVIKGPDFPTGAHILGTAGIKSAYMTGRGALKIRAVAEIQEFKKDRQRIIVTELPYQVNKARMIENIAQLVREKTIMGISDLRDESDREGIRVVIELSRGTNPKVVLNQLYKHTQMETTFGVINLALVDGKPKELNLKELLEIYLEYRMEIIQKRTLYDLRKSEERAHILDGLKIALDNIDEVVALIKGSANADEAKKGLMENFALDEIQSKAILDMRLQRLTGLETKKVLEELEGLVKLIGELNKIIESDELKYEIIRNELLELKEKYGDARRTKIMQAASEVREEDLIHEEEVVVTITNGGYIKRIPLKTYTMQHRGGRGIIGMEMKEEDFVENLFISSTHNYILFFTNLGRLYWEKVYEIPEGSRQSRGKAIVNLLELKGGETINAMIPVKEFDKNHYLLMATREGTIKKTPLSEFKNPRKAGIIAVTLDEDDELVRVLLTDGKKEVLIVSKKGKAIRFSEKDVRPMGRTARGVRGMALDGPEDEVVSLDIVDETTTLLTVTENGFGKRTEYSQYPAHRRGGKGVITIITNERNGPVSRVRSVADDDELIFTSADGIIIRIPAKDISIQGRNTQGVRIINLKSGDKVAGIARIQNGKAEKNLKLTAFKGKEATEATGAGEEAEVPEGEAEDLNEFDEVEDFETADEAEETEETEEIEGDEAEEDDVEEIEKD from the coding sequence ATGGCAAAATATGAAGACGAGAAGAAACTCGAAGATGAATTGAAAAAATCTTATCAGTCTACCCTTCTCCCCGAAGAAAAAGATGAAGTAATGGAAAATGGGGACGGTTCGGCCGCCCTTACACAGGAAGATTCGGGCAAAAGACTGGAATTAAACGTATCAGACCCTGCTTCAGATGATCCAGAAGACAAAGGTATAGAGCCAGGTCAGAGTGGGGTTACTTCCATCCTTATCGAAAATGAGATGAAACGCTCTTACATCAACTATGCGATGAGTGTGATCGTTGGAAGAGCTCTTCCCGATGCAAGGGATGGTTTCAAGCCAGTTCACCGCAGGGTCCTTTTTGCTATGAAAGAGGCAGGGATCACGCATGATAAACCTTACAAGAAGTCAGCCCGTGTGGTGGGAGATGTGCTCGGTAAATACCACCCTCACGGAGATACTGCGGTCTATGACACTATTGTGCGTATGGTTCAGGATTTCTCTCTTCGTTACCCTTTAATTGATGGGCAGGGAAACTTCGGGTCAATAGATGGTGACTCGGCTGCTGCCATGCGTTACACTGAAGTCCGTATGGACAGAATCGCAGAAGAGATGCTGGTAGACATCGACAAGGAAACAGTTCCCTTCATGCCAAATTACGACGGGTCAATGGAAGAGCCCGAAGTCCTCCCTGCAAAACTTCCGAACCTTCTTGTCAATGGATCCACAGGTATTGCGGTAGGGATGGCAACTAACATGGCACCTCATAACATCGGAGAGGTCATTGACGGCATTCTTATGCTTATTGAAAATCCTGACATCACAATTCCTGAGCTCATGACCGTAATCAAAGGCCCGGATTTTCCTACAGGTGCTCATATTCTTGGGACGGCAGGCATAAAATCGGCTTATATGACCGGAAGAGGTGCTTTAAAAATTAGGGCAGTTGCCGAGATTCAGGAGTTTAAAAAAGACAGACAGCGAATTATCGTAACCGAACTTCCTTATCAGGTAAACAAAGCCAGGATGATTGAAAATATTGCCCAGCTAGTTCGGGAAAAAACAATAATGGGAATTTCCGACCTTCGTGACGAGTCTGACAGGGAAGGAATCAGGGTTGTTATCGAGCTTTCTCGAGGTACGAATCCAAAGGTTGTTTTAAATCAGCTTTATAAGCACACTCAAATGGAAACCACTTTCGGGGTAATCAATCTGGCTCTTGTTGACGGAAAACCAAAAGAGCTGAACCTGAAGGAACTTCTTGAGATCTATCTTGAATACAGGATGGAAATTATCCAGAAGCGGACACTTTATGACCTCAGAAAGAGCGAGGAGAGAGCTCATATCCTTGATGGGCTCAAGATTGCTCTGGATAATATAGACGAAGTCGTTGCTCTGATAAAGGGCTCGGCAAATGCTGATGAAGCAAAGAAGGGCTTAATGGAGAATTTTGCCCTTGACGAGATTCAGTCAAAGGCTATCCTTGATATGCGCCTGCAGCGCCTGACAGGACTCGAAACCAAGAAGGTGCTTGAGGAGCTGGAAGGGCTTGTAAAGCTGATAGGAGAACTTAATAAAATCATTGAGAGTGATGAACTCAAGTACGAAATAATCAGGAATGAACTTCTGGAGCTCAAGGAAAAGTATGGGGATGCTCGCAGGACTAAAATCATGCAGGCTGCTTCTGAAGTCAGAGAAGAGGATCTTATTCATGAAGAAGAAGTTGTTGTCACGATTACTAATGGAGGCTACATAAAGCGCATCCCACTCAAGACTTACACCATGCAGCACCGTGGAGGCAGGGGTATAATCGGCATGGAAATGAAGGAAGAAGACTTCGTGGAAAATCTCTTCATTTCCTCAACCCATAACTATATCCTTTTCTTCACAAACCTCGGAAGGCTCTACTGGGAAAAAGTATATGAGATCCCTGAAGGCTCCCGGCAGTCCAGGGGCAAAGCCATAGTAAACCTTCTGGAGCTTAAGGGAGGCGAAACAATTAATGCAATGATTCCTGTCAAGGAGTTTGACAAAAACCACTACCTTCTCATGGCAACAAGGGAAGGTACTATTAAAAAGACTCCTCTCTCGGAGTTCAAGAACCCGAGGAAAGCAGGCATAATTGCAGTCACCCTTGATGAAGATGACGAGCTTGTAAGAGTTCTCCTTACCGACGGGAAAAAAGAAGTCCTGATAGTTTCAAAGAAAGGCAAAGCTATCCGTTTCTCTGAAAAAGACGTCCGTCCGATGGGCCGAACTGCAAGAGGTGTACGGGGTATGGCCCTTGACGGCCCTGAAGACGAAGTTGTCAGTCTAGACATCGTCGATGAAACCACGACCCTCCTGACCGTAACTGAAAACGGCTTTGGCAAGAGAACCGAGTACTCTCAGTACCCTGCGCACCGTCGCGGTGGAAAAGGCGTGATAACAATCATTACCAACGAGAGGAACGGCCCGGTCTCAAGAGTCCGGTCCGTAGCCGATGACGATGAACTTATCTTCACCAGTGCCGATGGTATCATTATCCGCATTCCTGCGAAAGATATCTCGATCCAGGGCAGAAACACCCAGGGCGTAAGGATCATTAATCTCAAATCCGGCGACAAAGTTGCAGGCATAGCAAGAATTCAAAACGGGAAAGCCGAAAAGAACCTGAAACTCACAGCTTTCAAAGGCAAAGAAGCCACAGAAGCAACTGGAGCCGGAGAGGAAGCCGAGGTTCCGGAGGGCGAAGCTGAAGATCTCAATGAGTTTGACGAAGTAGAAGACTTTGAAACTGCCGATGAAGCAGAAGAAACTGAGGAAACCGAAGAAATAGAAGGGGATGAAGCAGAAGAGGACGACGTAGAAGAAATTGAAAAAGACTGA
- a CDS encoding protease inhibitor I42 family protein, with product MQELEVLPPINAKVGDIFEISIPSNPSSTGYNCLLSEMPSCVYFVESTYVPDEPVMTGKGGTSKFKFVAVESGSGPIIFHSVKFSHPLDILESTPMQQRFVIVE from the coding sequence ATGCAAGAATTAGAAGTATTGCCACCGATAAATGCGAAAGTTGGAGATATATTCGAAATTTCAATACCCTCGAATCCTTCTTCGACCGGCTATAACTGCTTACTGTCAGAGATGCCAAGTTGTGTTTACTTTGTAGAGTCAACGTACGTACCCGATGAACCTGTCATGACAGGAAAAGGTGGAACTAGCAAGTTCAAATTTGTTGCAGTCGAAAGCGGGAGTGGCCCAATTATTTTCCATAGTGTAAAGTTCTCTCATCCTCTGGATATATTGGAATCTACTCCTATGCAACAAAGGTTTGTTATAGTCGAGTAA
- a CDS encoding Yip1 family protein, whose protein sequence is MNYFTVFMDVLLKPSEFFRKISRENNFIHALIFSIVFLLITTLVGDFFETMYIIEELTIPGTIFFTEMLHLLVINASFTMGNIISFKLLGGEGSYKDTFIIMAYSTVVMPIEYLPMSPINILMGIYWVHICSRGGQFVHNLSYWKSFFTVLAGSFVFSFLFDFTIIGFVYAL, encoded by the coding sequence ATGAATTATTTTACTGTATTTATGGATGTGTTGCTGAAACCTTCAGAATTCTTCAGAAAAATTTCCCGTGAGAATAATTTTATTCATGCTTTAATTTTCAGCATAGTATTTCTGTTAATTACAACATTGGTAGGGGACTTTTTTGAAACTATGTACATAATTGAAGAATTAACAATTCCCGGAACAATCTTTTTTACAGAAATGCTACACCTTTTGGTTATTAATGCATCTTTTACAATGGGTAATATTATCTCATTTAAACTGCTTGGAGGTGAAGGAAGTTATAAAGATACCTTCATTATAATGGCCTACTCAACTGTAGTTATGCCTATAGAATATTTACCAATGTCTCCGATAAATATACTGATGGGTATTTACTGGGTACATATTTGCAGTCGGGGAGGACAGTTTGTTCATAACTTGAGCTATTGGAAGTCGTTCTTTACTGTATTAGCAGGGTCATTTGTCTTTTCGTTTCTGTTCGATTTCACAATAATTGGCTTCGTTTATGCTTTATGA
- a CDS encoding ATP-binding protein, producing the protein MEKSQLRQVIIDQQESFRKVEELVYRDIDLERYLRGNEIVIISGIRRCGKSSLLKLIAGQLEGVKFYVDFDDIRLSDFEVKNFQDLQDLVIEFYREELDKSGTGQVYYFFDEIQNVPLWERWLNNLYKEGKKVFATGSNSQLLSSEISTFLTGRNKVLKLFPFSFRELLRLKGIEITGEKIESGMLTSSRKAEIFSYFLEYFEKGGFPLVLISGDLELSRGYFEDILNKDVLVRYNIKEVRALKDLVLFLLSNVGRAYSYPTLRKITGIKSLSTIKNYLDYFQNVFLLYQLPRFDYSLKKQKVSSSKIYTIDNSFLKTVAFNFSENKGQRLENLVFVELLRREKELYYHSEKKECDFVLREGMRIKEAIQVSVDLNSPETRKREIEGLIEAMTTYKLDSGLILTFEEDDILDAGGKKIILKPVWKWLLE; encoded by the coding sequence ATGGAGAAAAGCCAGCTTCGACAGGTAATAATCGACCAGCAAGAATCTTTCAGGAAAGTGGAGGAGCTTGTTTACCGCGATATAGATCTTGAGAGATACCTCCGGGGAAATGAAATCGTTATCATCTCGGGGATCAGGAGGTGTGGGAAGAGTTCGCTTTTAAAATTGATAGCCGGGCAGCTGGAAGGAGTTAAGTTTTATGTGGACTTTGATGATATCCGGCTTTCGGATTTTGAAGTTAAGAATTTTCAGGATTTGCAGGATCTCGTAATTGAGTTTTATAGGGAGGAGCTGGACAAAAGCGGAACAGGGCAGGTGTATTATTTTTTCGATGAAATACAGAATGTGCCACTCTGGGAGAGGTGGCTGAACAACCTCTACAAAGAAGGCAAAAAAGTGTTTGCCACAGGCTCGAATTCCCAGCTTCTCAGTTCAGAAATTTCTACATTTTTGACCGGAAGAAACAAAGTGCTCAAACTCTTTCCTTTCTCCTTTAGGGAGTTACTGCGTCTGAAGGGTATCGAAATCACAGGAGAAAAAATAGAATCTGGCATGCTTACAAGCTCCAGAAAAGCTGAGATATTTAGCTATTTTCTGGAATACTTCGAAAAAGGAGGCTTTCCGCTTGTCCTGATAAGTGGGGACCTTGAGCTATCCAGAGGGTATTTCGAAGATATCCTGAACAAAGACGTTCTGGTCCGCTACAATATAAAAGAGGTAAGAGCTCTTAAGGACCTGGTTCTGTTCCTGCTTTCCAATGTGGGCAGAGCGTATTCCTATCCCACATTGAGAAAAATAACCGGAATAAAGAGTTTAAGTACGATCAAAAACTACCTTGATTACTTCCAGAATGTGTTTTTACTCTACCAGCTCCCCAGGTTTGACTACTCACTGAAAAAGCAGAAGGTATCGTCTTCAAAAATCTACACGATTGACAACAGTTTCCTGAAAACAGTAGCTTTCAATTTTTCCGAAAACAAAGGACAGAGGCTTGAAAACCTGGTCTTTGTTGAACTTCTTAGAAGAGAAAAAGAACTGTATTATCATTCCGAAAAAAAGGAATGTGATTTTGTGCTGAGGGAAGGGATGCGGATCAAGGAAGCAATTCAGGTTTCAGTGGACCTGAACAGTCCAGAAACAAGAAAAAGAGAAATTGAAGGATTAATAGAGGCAATGACGACTTATAAACTGGACAGTGGGCTTATCCTGACGTTTGAAGAGGACGACATACTTGATGCAGGAGGAAAAAAAATCATTTTGAAACCGGTATGGAAATGGCTTCTCGAATGA